A single region of the Serinus canaria isolate serCan28SL12 chromosome 1, serCan2020, whole genome shotgun sequence genome encodes:
- the RPL8 gene encoding 60S ribosomal protein L8 translates to MGRVIRGQRKGAGSVFRAHVKHRKGPAKLRAVDFAERHGYIKGIVKDIIHDPGRGAPLAKIAFRDPYRFKKRTELFIAAEGIHTGQFVYCGKKAQLNIGNVLPVGTMPEGTIVCCLEEKPGDRGKLARASGNYATVISHNPETKKTRVKLPSGSKKVISSANRAVVGIVAGGGRIDKPILKAGRAYHKYKAKRNCWPRVRGVAMNPVEHPFGGGNHQHIGKPSTIRRDAPAGRKVGLIAARRTGRLRGTKTVQEKEN, encoded by the exons ATGGGCCGCGTCATCCGCGGGCAGAGGAAAGGCGCGGGCTCCGTGTTCCGCGCGCACGTGAAGCACAGGAAGGGCCCGGCCAAGCTGCGCGCCGTGGACTTCGCCGAGCGGCACGGCTACATCAAGGGCATCGTCAAG GACATCATCCATGACCCCGGGCGGGGCGCGCCGCTGGCCAAGATCGCCTTCCGCGACCCGTACCGCTTCAAGAAGCGCACGGAGCTCTTCATCGCCGCCGAGGGCATCCACACCGGCCAGTTCGTCTACTGCGGCAAGAAAG CCCAGCTGAACATTGGGAATGTTCTTCCCGTGGGCACCATGCCCGAGGGCACCATCGTgtgctgcctggaggagaagcCCGGTGACCGCGGGAAGCTGGCGCGCGCCTCCGGGAACTACGCCACCGTCATCTCCCACAACCCTGAAACCAAGAAAACCAGAGTGAAGCTGCCCTCAGGCTCCAAGAAGGTCATTTCTTCTGCAAACAGAGCTGTTGTGG gaatcGTGGCTGGTGGAGGCCGTATTGACAAGCCCATCCTGAAGGCCGGCCGTGCCTACCACAAGTACAAGGCCAAGAGGAACTGCTGGCCACGTGTCCGTGGTGTGGCCATGAAC CCTGTGGAGCATCCCTTCGGAGGAGGCAACCACCAGCACATCGGGAAGCCCTCGACCATCCGCAGGGACGCTCCCGCGGGACGCAAGGTGGGGCTGATCGCCGCGCGCCGCACGGGCCGGCTGCGCGGCACAAAGACtgtgcaggagaaggagaactGA